A stretch of the Dioscorea cayenensis subsp. rotundata cultivar TDr96_F1 chromosome 4, TDr96_F1_v2_PseudoChromosome.rev07_lg8_w22 25.fasta, whole genome shotgun sequence genome encodes the following:
- the LOC120259300 gene encoding formin-like protein 1, with amino-acid sequence MPLLFSILFSLLFLPFYTISTPIHNRRTLHQPFFPSYPSPPPLQPPTPSIPKYPFSTNSQPFFPSYPSPPSPPSSQSTPTFSANISSLIFPSSHSAPPHSHSSKIVPAILIPLFLLSLLSLTLAFLFHRRRYSKNALRSDGQRFFTASSDGQKPPTVVASTTASDYLYLGTLVSSRCRNVDAASPAGSSPYRKLGGGSPELRPLPPLSRQARRNVAGGDGCLSDEEFYSPRISSAERQSTALGSSSRRVFEALAMAKLGSRSSSLSSSSPSYAPSSPNLSSPAPSKSTARSADPEVCAPPPPQPPPPPPPPPPPAMRPLTPSPPKRKLPSHSPPSSPLDISSDRNSRSSDSSLQAVRSPARSGGFTPDSFAVGGPPERRAPTPPPPPPPPPPPPPPPPAGYWENKVRSNPEFLLTPKANGLKNSAKVAVPPEEKEDVEKSEENVKPKLKPLHWDKVRASSDRAMVWDQLKSSSFQLNEEMIETLFVCNAAETTTTAMKETSKRQVLPSPKQENRVVLDPKKSQNIAISLRALNVTKEEVCEALLEGNTDCLGAELLETLLKMAPSKEEELKLKEHKDDSPLKLGPAEKFLKAVIDIPFAFKRVDAMLYITNFDSEVNFLRNSFETIEAACEELRSSRLFFKLLEAVLKTGNRMNVGTNRGDAHAFKLDTLLKLVDVKGTDGKTTLLHFVVQEIIRAEGSRLSSGSSTQKTQANTLRDDLEHKKVGLQVVSLLGGELSNVKKAAAMDSDVLSSYVSKLAGGIGKISEVLRLNESLDLIDKGKQFNEAMSEFLKKAEDDIIKIQAQESVALSLVKEITEYFHGNSAKEEAHPFRIFTVVRDFLTILDQVCKEVGKINEQHFVSSVRQFPVPVNPTLPPLFPRLHALRPESSDDESSSSSS; translated from the exons ATGCCCCTACTATTCTCAATACTCTTCTCTCTCCTCTTTCTTCCTTTCTATACCATCTCTACTCCTATTCACAACCGTAGAACTCTCCACCAGCCCTTCTTCCCATCCTACCCCTCTCCTCCACCACTCCAACCTCCAACTCCTTCCATCCCAAAATACCCCTTCTCTACTAATTCTCAACCTTTCTTCCCATCCTACCCCTcccctccttctcctccttcttcccaATCTACCCCTACATTCTCTGCTAACATCTCCTCTCTCATCTTTCCTTCTTCCCATTCTGCCCCTCCTCATTCCCATTCTTCCAAAATTGTCCCTGCTATTCTCATCCCTCTcttccttctttctcttctctctctaaCTCTCGCTTTCTTATTCCACCGTCGTCGTTATTCCAAAAATGCCCTCCGATCTGACGGCCAGCGTTTTTTCACGGCCTCATCCGACGGTCAGAAACCTCCCACTGTCGTCGCTTCTACCACGGCTTCAGACTATTTATACTTGGGAACGCTGGTGAGCTCGCGGTGCCGGAATGTGGATGCGGCGTCGCCGGCCGGGAGCTCTCCGTATCGGAAGCTCGGTGGTGGCTCGCCGGAGCTCCGGCCTCTTCCGCCGCTGTCCCGTCAGGCTCGTCGCAATGTTGCAGGTGGTGATGGGTGTTTGTCCGACGAGGAGTTCTATTCTCCGAGGATCTCATCTGCGGAGAGGCAGAGCACTGCGCTTGGGTCGAGCTCGAGAAGGGTGTTTGAAGCTTTGGCGATGGCGAAGCTTGGGTCTCGGAGCTCGAGCTTGAGTTCGAGCTCGCCGTCGTACGCACCCTCGTCTCCGAATCTCTCCTCGCCGGCGCCATCCAAATCCACCGCCAGATCGGCGGATCCCGAGGTATGTGCTCCGCCGCCCCCGcagcctcctcctcctcctcctcctccgccacCGCCGGCGATGCGGCCGCTGACTCCTTCACCACCAAAGCGAAAGCTACCCTCGCATTCACCGCCATCGTCCCCACTGGACATCAGTTCAGATCGGAATTCAAGGAGTTCAGATTCATCCCTGCAGGCTGTGAGATCACCGGCGAGGAGTGGCGGTTTCACACCCGACTCATTTGCTGTTGGTGGCCCGCCAGAGCGGCGGGCACCTACACCTCcaccgccaccaccaccaccaccaccgccgccgccgccgcctccTGCTGGGTATTGGGAGAATAAGGTTCGGAGCAATCCGGAGTTTCTCTTAACGCCGAAGGCAAATGGATTGAAGAATTCAGCAAAGGTGGCAGTGCCTCcggaggagaaggaggatgtGGAGAAGAGTGAGGAGAATGTGAAGCCAAAGTTGAAGCCTTTGCACTGGGACAAAGTCAGGGCAAGCTCTGACCGAGCAATGGTGTGGGATCAGCTGAAGTCCAGCTCCTTCCA GTTAAATGAGGAGATGATTGAGACATTGTTTGTTTGCAATGCCGCAGAAACAACTACAACTGCAATGAAGGAAACAAGCAAAAGGCAGGTCCTTCCCTCGCCTAAACAGGAGAACAGGGTGGTCCTTGACCCGAAGAAGTCGCAGAACATTGCCATTTCGCTGAGGGCACTGAATGTGACGAAGGAGGAAGTCTGTGAAGCTCTTTTGGAAG GTAACACAGACTGCCTGGGTGCTGAACTTTTGGAGACTCTTCTAAAGATGGCTCCTAGTAAAGAGGAAGAGCTTAAATTGAAAGAGCACAAAGATGACTCTCCATTGAAGCTGGGCCCTGCAGAAAAATTTCTTAAGGCCGTCATTGACATCCCATTTGCATTTAAAAGGGTGGATGCGATGCTTTATATTACAAATTTTGATTCAGAGGTCAATTTCCTCAGAAACTCCTTTGAAACAATTGAG GCAGCCTGTGAGGAGCTTAGGAGCAGCAGGCTATTCTTCAAACTCCTAGAGGCTGTTCTCAAGACCGGGAACCGAATGAATGTTGGAACTAACAGAGGTGATGCGCATGCCTTCAAACTCGACACTCTCCTCAAACTAGTCGATGTCAAAGGAACTGATGGCAAGACCACTCTCCTACATTTTGTTGTTCAAGAAATCATCAGAGCAGAAGGTTCCCGCCTTTCCTCTGGTTCATCAACACAAAAGACACAAGCAAACACTCTGCGTGATGACCTCGAGCACAAAAAGGTCGGCCTCCAAGTCGTTTCTCTGCTCGGAGGAGAGCTCAGCAATGTGAAGAAGGCAGCCGCAATGGATTCTGATGTTCTTAGCAGTTATGTTTCTAAGCTTGCTGGAGGAATAGGAAAAATCAGTGAGGTACTACGATTGAACGAGTCTCTCGATCTGATAGACAAAGGTAAACAGTTCAATGAAGCAATGAGTGAGTTCTTGAAGAAAGCTGAGGATGATATTATAAAGATTCAAGCTCAAGAAAGTGTTGCATTATCTCTTGTGAAGGAAATTACTGAATATTTTCATGGGAATtcagcaaaagaagaagcaCACCCTTTTCGGATATTCACGGTGGTAAGAGACTTTTTAACTATTCTTGATCAGGTATGCAAAGAAGTCGGAAAGATCAATGAGCAGCATTTTGTTAGCTCGGTTCGACAGTTCCCGGTGCCTGTGAATCCGACTCTTCCGCCTTTGTTTCCCCGGCTTCATGCATTGAGGCCTGAAAGTTCCGACGATGAGAGTTCATCGTCGTCGTCTTGA
- the LOC120259538 gene encoding ribonuclease 2 has product MAMAAAGTPLLSLFFFLISASLLLPGLQGSADRGVLGLSQREFDYLALALQWPGTYCQSTHYCCPSNGCCRPYALTQFTIHGLWPDYDDGTWPACCSSSEFDVKKISSLIPTLEKYWPSLSCSSASLCHGGKGLFWGHEYEKHGTCSYPVIQDEYSYFSKALDLYFKYNITDILSRAGFLATNSETYFVKDIVAALEKAIGTSPQLVCKRGSLQELRICFYKDFTPRDCGILSSVLHSSSLARSSCPKAD; this is encoded by the exons ATGGCCATGGCCGCCGCTGGAAcccctcttctctctctcttcttcttcctaatCTCTgcttctcttctccttcctGGCCTTCAGGGTTCCGCGGATCGAGGTGTTTTGGGGCTGAGCCAGCGAGAGTTTGATTACCTTGCTTTGGCTCTTCAATGGCCCGGAACCTACTGCCAAAGCACTCACTACTGCTGCCCCTCCAATGGATGCTGCCG GCCATACGCACTAACTCAATTTACAATTC ATGGATTATGGCCGGATTACGATGATGGAACTTGGCCAGCATGCTGCAGTAGTTCTGAATTTGATGTGAAGAAG ATCTCATCATTAATTCCAACTCTGGAGAAATATTGGCCATCCTTAAGTTGTAGTTCCGCATCACTTTGCCATGGAGGGAAGGGATTATTTTGGGGTCATGAG TATG AAAAGCATGGGACATGCTCTTATCCAGTAATACAGGATGAGTACAGCTACTTCTCCAAAGCCCTTGATCTGTACTTCAAATATAATATTACG GATATTCTAAGCAGAGCAGGATTTCTGGCTACAAATTCTGAGACGTACTTTGTCAAAGATATCGTTGCAGCCCTTGAGAAGGCTATTGGGACATCACCTCAATTAGTTTGCAAGCGTGGTTCTTTGCAGGAACTACGCATTTGTTTCTATAAGGATTTTACG CCTCGTGACTGTGGAATACTATCCAGTGTACTACATAGCTCATCTCTTGCTAGGAGCTCATGCCCAAAAGCAGATTAG
- the LOC120259526 gene encoding acyl-coenzyme A thioesterase 9, mitochondrial-like, producing the protein MKLIYLTFLSSLQTTSSSNPNLITKSLARSNLFHQIHRHCSSSTRFFSSPSSPDNAMDGASPPIHVVSTVASPFDENPASAIDAGSSLRKPLSLWPGMYHSPVTNALWEARSSIFERLLDESRNGPPQSQLLTKTPSQSRTSIVYGFSSDYILREQYRDPWNEVRIGKLLEDLDALAGTISVKHCSDDDSTTRPLLLVTASVDKMVLKRPIQVDTDVKISGAVTWVGRSSIEIRMEVTQPQEDGLVDPVVLTANFTFVARDSKTAKSAPVNRLLPETEQEKLLYQEGEARDKLRKERREEQKKAFERGWHSLHGEVDRLKSLLAEGRVFCDLPALADRDSILMRDTSLENSLICQPQQRNLHGRIFGGFLMHLAFELAFSTAYAFVGQKPCFLEVDHVDFLKPVDVGDFLRLKSCVLYTQLEDPAQPLINIEVVAHVTRPELRTSEVSNTFYFTFTVNSDALKNGLRIRNVVPATEEEARRVLERMEAEKIFA; encoded by the exons ATGAAACTAATATATCTCACATTCCTCTCTTCCCTTCAAACAacctcctcttcaaaccctaattTGATCACCAAATCCCTCGCAAGATCCAACCTTTTTCACCAAATTCATCGCCATTGCTCATCCTCTACCCgattcttctcttctccttcctctCCCGACAACGCCATGGATGGAGCTTCGCCCCCAATCCATGTCGTCTCCACCGTCGCCTCGCCGTTCGACGAGAACCCGGCGTCTGCCATTGATGCGGGATCCTCGCTCCGCAAGCCGCTCAGCTTGTGGCCCGGGATGTACCATTCGCCGGTGACCAATGCGCTCTGGGAGGCCCGATCCAGCATCTTCGAACGGTTGCTTGATGAATCGCGCAATGGGCCTCCGCAGTCCCAGTTGCTTACCAAGACTCCGTCGCAGAGCAGGACCAGCATCGTCTATGGTTTTTCTAGTGATTATATTCTCAGAGAACAGTACCGGGATCCGTGGAACGAGGTGAGGATTGGGAAGTTGCTTGAGGATCTGGATGCCCTTGCTGGAACCATTTCTGTGAAG CACTGCTCTGATGATGATAGCACAACAAGGCCTCTATTGCTAGTCACTGCTTCTGTAGATAAGATGGTTCTTAAGAGGCCGATTCAGGTGGACACAGACGTTAAGATATCTGGCGCTGTTACATGGGTGGGGCGTTCATCCATTGAGATACGGATGGAAGTGACTCAGCCACAAG AGGATGGACTAGTAGATCCTGTTGTCTTGACCGCAAATTTCACATTTGTGGCCCGTGACTCAAAAACTGCAAAATCTGCTCCTGTTAACCGCCTTTTGCCAGAGACTGAGCAAGAAAAGTTGCTTTATCAGGAAGGGGAAGCACGAGACAAATTGAGGAAAGAAAGGAGGGAAGAACAGAAAAAAGCATTTGAAAGAGGATGGCATAGTCTTCATGGGGAGGTCGACAGGTTGAAAAGTTTGCTAGCTGAAGGCCGAGTGTTCTGTGATTTACCTGCTTTAGCAGATAGAGATAGCATTCTGATGAGAGATACAAGCCTAGAAAATTCTCTTATTTGCCAACCACAACAAAGGAACCTGCACGGAAGAATTTTTGGAGGTTTTCTTATGCACTTAGCATTTGAATTAGCCTTTTCAACTGCATATGCTTTTGTCGGACAGAAGCCTTGCTTTCTTGAAGTTGATCATGTCGATTTCTTAAAACCA GTTGATGTTGGAGATTTCCTCCGCCTTAAATCATGTGTTTTGTACACACAATTAGAGGACCCTGCACAACCTCTGATCAATATTGAAGTGGTAGCTCATGTTACTCGACCTGAGCTCCGAACGAGTGAG GTGTCCAACACATTCTACTTCACATTTACTGTTAATTCCGATGCTCTAAAGAATGGACTTCGGATTCGCAATGTGGTTCCTGCCACGGAAGAGGAGGCACGTCGGGTACTGGAGCGCATGGAAGCGGAGAAAATTTTTGCGTAG